The Terriglobus tenax genome contains a region encoding:
- a CDS encoding VWA domain-containing protein has protein sequence MSSAPSAAQEATDAAPTLRVNVNLVNTYFSVRDKNGFITDLTKDACIVREDGVEQKIKNFTTEKNLPLTVGILLDTSGSMERVLPMEQDSGSEFLKGMLTPKDEAFLITFDVNVDLLADYTSSSRELDRQIHKARVNTASSSGGVPGIGGGPVPVGNPRGTLLYDAVYLAAHDKLRAEAGRKVIVVLTDGVDQGSQETLKSSIESAQKANAIVYVILVEDRSFYSNGGIMIGGGGGGGYMKKLAEETGGRMIDVGSNGKKLKDAFLQISDELRTQYLMSYTPTNNKLDGTFRKQEITCGEKGLKVQARRGYYAVDEGATN, from the coding sequence ATGAGCTCCGCCCCCAGCGCTGCGCAGGAGGCCACGGACGCCGCCCCGACCCTGCGGGTGAACGTCAACCTGGTGAATACGTACTTCTCCGTCCGTGACAAAAACGGCTTCATCACCGACCTGACCAAGGATGCCTGTATCGTCCGCGAGGACGGCGTCGAACAGAAGATCAAGAACTTCACCACGGAAAAGAACCTCCCGCTGACGGTGGGCATCCTTCTGGACACCTCCGGCAGCATGGAGCGCGTTCTCCCCATGGAGCAGGACTCCGGCTCCGAGTTCCTGAAGGGCATGTTGACCCCCAAGGACGAGGCCTTCCTCATCACCTTTGACGTGAACGTGGACCTGCTGGCCGACTACACCAGCAGCTCCCGCGAGCTGGATCGCCAGATTCACAAGGCGCGGGTAAACACGGCGTCCTCTTCCGGCGGTGTTCCTGGAATCGGCGGTGGCCCCGTGCCGGTAGGCAATCCCCGCGGAACCCTGCTGTACGACGCCGTCTACCTGGCTGCACACGACAAGCTGCGAGCCGAGGCAGGCCGCAAGGTTATCGTCGTACTGACGGACGGCGTGGACCAGGGCAGCCAGGAGACGCTGAAGTCTTCCATCGAGTCTGCCCAGAAGGCCAACGCCATCGTCTACGTCATCCTGGTGGAGGACCGCAGCTTTTACTCCAACGGCGGCATCATGATCGGTGGCGGTGGTGGTGGCGGCTACATGAAGAAGCTGGCCGAAGAGACCGGTGGCCGCATGATCGACGTTGGCTCCAACGGGAAAAAATTGAAGGACGCCTTCCTGCAGATCAGCGACGAGCTGCGCACCCAGTACCTGATGAGCTACACCCCCACCAACAACAAGCTGGACGGCACCTTCCGCAAGCAGGAGATCACCTGCGGCGAAAAGGGCCTGAAGGTGCAGGCGCGGCGCGGCTACTACGCCGTGGATGAAGGCGCGACCAACTAG
- the hisH gene encoding imidazole glycerol phosphate synthase subunit HisH, whose translation MIAVIDYKAGNLTSVVKALNYLGAETEVTQSPDVVCSASKIVLPGVGHFQATQLLHDLQLTEAIREAAAKGTPFLGICVGLQWLYMGSTEAPSTDGLCHFGGQCERFPESFHGEPLKSPHVGWNSLENIRPDSRLLRGVAEGSFVYYTHSWRAPVSEDTAATTTYGGPFTAVVERGNVMGVQFHPEKSGETGLQLLKNFLEI comes from the coding sequence ATGATCGCAGTCATCGACTACAAAGCCGGAAACCTCACCAGCGTCGTCAAGGCGCTGAACTACCTTGGCGCGGAGACTGAGGTCACGCAGTCGCCCGACGTCGTGTGCAGCGCGAGCAAGATCGTTCTGCCCGGCGTTGGGCATTTCCAGGCGACGCAACTTCTGCACGATCTGCAACTCACCGAGGCCATCCGCGAGGCCGCAGCCAAGGGCACGCCCTTCCTCGGCATCTGCGTTGGCCTGCAGTGGTTGTATATGGGTTCTACTGAAGCGCCGTCGACCGATGGCCTGTGCCACTTCGGCGGGCAGTGCGAGCGCTTTCCGGAGAGCTTCCATGGCGAGCCGTTGAAGAGCCCGCACGTCGGCTGGAACTCGCTTGAGAACATCCGCCCGGACTCGCGCCTGTTGCGCGGTGTGGCCGAAGGGAGCTTCGTCTACTACACCCACTCCTGGCGCGCTCCGGTGAGTGAAGATACCGCCGCCACTACAACGTATGGCGGGCCCTTCACCGCAGTCGTAGAACGCGGCAATGTGATGGGCGTGCAGTTCCACCCGGAGAAGTCCGGCGAAACCGGCTTGCAGTTGTTGAAGAATTTTCTGGAGATATGA
- a CDS encoding EamA family transporter has product MNALLQSNAVLGLLAAIFWGGGDFCGGMASKHSGGTVPAALRVVLLSHTISMTAVCLIAWALGDPIPSTTAILWGMVAGVANGLALAIFYVSLSSGAMGAAAAISGLLAAALPAIISAFTEGSSGWRRYLGFAIAALAIWLIAGTEGEHELAEAAHAHAKRTTWLALASGLGFGIFFTAIKYAGEGSTGVLLPMATTRIGSLATCAITLAILSAASRRGEPASEHALTRRSVYWILGGCVVDTSGNLFYIAATQHGRLDVAAVLGSLYPASTIILASRILKERTTVRQNLGFAIAVAAAVLITL; this is encoded by the coding sequence ATGAACGCCCTTCTTCAATCCAATGCCGTGCTTGGCCTTCTGGCTGCCATCTTCTGGGGTGGCGGGGACTTCTGCGGCGGTATGGCCAGCAAGCACTCCGGCGGCACCGTTCCTGCCGCGCTGCGGGTTGTGTTGCTGTCGCACACCATCTCCATGACGGCGGTCTGCCTGATCGCCTGGGCGCTGGGCGATCCCATCCCCAGCACCACGGCCATCCTATGGGGCATGGTGGCGGGCGTGGCCAACGGCCTGGCGCTGGCCATCTTCTACGTCTCGCTGTCCAGTGGAGCCATGGGCGCAGCAGCCGCTATCAGCGGTCTGCTGGCGGCGGCGCTGCCGGCGATTATCTCCGCCTTTACCGAGGGCTCTTCCGGATGGCGGCGGTACCTTGGCTTCGCCATCGCGGCGCTGGCTATCTGGTTGATTGCAGGCACAGAGGGCGAGCATGAACTGGCGGAAGCGGCTCATGCCCACGCGAAGCGCACCACGTGGCTGGCGCTGGCCTCCGGCCTTGGCTTCGGCATCTTTTTTACGGCCATCAAGTATGCGGGAGAAGGCAGCACCGGTGTTCTGCTGCCCATGGCCACTACCCGTATCGGATCGCTGGCGACCTGCGCCATCACACTGGCGATTCTTTCTGCTGCAAGCCGCCGGGGTGAGCCGGCCAGCGAGCACGCACTGACCCGCAGGTCGGTCTACTGGATCCTGGGCGGATGCGTGGTCGATACCTCCGGCAACCTGTTCTATATTGCCGCCACGCAGCATGGCCGGCTGGATGTCGCCGCTGTGCTGGGATCGCTTTATCCCGCCTCCACCATTATTCTGGCCAGCCGCATCTTGAAAGAACGTACGACGGTCAGGCAGAATCTTGGCTTCGCTATCGCCGTCGCTGCTGCCGTTCTGATTACGCTGTAA
- a CDS encoding YcxB family protein translates to MAYDYLLTYDDYLAAQRAYYSRKWTSRLFYIFLIWICPLAGCSLVFFELYLYIGNEGFDHFYLILGFVFGIGMPLTRIYQLRGCWRSMNPTGNAIPAELEWNDEQVVVNVKDNRDNGEERLLWPSICGLITDSNITLLFIEKKRFIFIPNRALPQEAWDDLRTHYATLGRKQC, encoded by the coding sequence ATGGCTTACGATTACCTCCTTACCTACGACGACTATCTTGCAGCCCAACGCGCTTACTACAGTCGGAAATGGACAAGCAGGCTCTTCTATATTTTTCTTATATGGATTTGCCCACTAGCTGGCTGTAGCCTAGTCTTTTTTGAGTTGTATCTATACATAGGTAATGAAGGTTTCGATCATTTCTACTTGATCCTCGGGTTTGTGTTTGGCATCGGCATGCCACTCACTCGCATCTATCAATTGCGCGGTTGCTGGAGATCAATGAATCCAACCGGCAACGCTATTCCAGCTGAACTCGAATGGAATGATGAACAAGTCGTTGTGAACGTCAAAGATAACCGCGATAACGGCGAAGAGCGCCTCCTTTGGCCTTCCATCTGTGGCCTGATCACTGACAGCAACATCACCTTATTATTCATTGAAAAGAAGCGCTTCATCTTCATTCCCAATCGTGCTCTTCCGCAAGAAGCATGGGATGATCTCCGAACACACTATGCAACATTAGGACGCAAGCAATGCTGA
- a CDS encoding VWA domain-containing protein, protein MKLGLMAGVMAVALAGQQSTQQTAQQQAIPDAPSSAPTSIFDGVAPGKGAVPEAPKPASGNQIPQAAKPAAPQDDPGPEPDLPASGEAPAYVIRQRVNFVEVPFTVKDNKGQLVYGLTWRDVRVYENGVRQQPRFFTVDPFPLSIALVIDQSLPFNVMSKVNDSLTAMPGAFTPQDEVAVFTYNNGPKKQTDFTGSQSARLPAILERSKSKGREVTLYDNTGPLSQTTTINGRQFDPNTAPVRNQNSMTLTIPKEQHTLNDAIFAAAQELATRPKGRRRVIYVISDGKEYGSHAKFAEVRRYLQANQISVWGTLVGDSAAWGLGWVDKFHLPFMMQDNILPKYTNTTGGTLYSEWRQRAIEDSFAEIGRTMRAQYTVGYYSSQPFIDGKYRTIDVRVLRPNLNIQAKEGYIPSAHDAVSTPRTR, encoded by the coding sequence GTGAAACTGGGACTTATGGCAGGTGTCATGGCGGTTGCCCTGGCCGGGCAGCAGTCGACGCAGCAAACGGCACAGCAGCAGGCCATCCCGGATGCCCCTTCATCCGCACCCACTTCTATTTTTGATGGCGTGGCTCCCGGCAAGGGCGCCGTACCCGAAGCTCCGAAGCCGGCGAGCGGCAATCAGATTCCCCAGGCGGCAAAGCCCGCCGCTCCGCAGGACGATCCTGGCCCCGAGCCTGATCTGCCTGCCTCCGGTGAAGCTCCGGCGTATGTTATCCGCCAGCGCGTTAACTTCGTCGAAGTTCCCTTCACGGTGAAGGACAACAAGGGACAGCTGGTCTATGGACTGACCTGGCGCGATGTGCGCGTGTATGAGAACGGCGTGCGGCAGCAACCCCGCTTCTTCACGGTCGATCCGTTCCCGCTCTCCATCGCTCTGGTTATTGACCAGAGCCTGCCCTTCAACGTGATGTCGAAGGTGAATGATTCGCTGACGGCCATGCCCGGGGCGTTTACGCCGCAGGACGAAGTCGCCGTCTTCACTTACAACAACGGACCGAAGAAGCAGACGGACTTCACCGGCTCGCAGTCCGCCCGTCTGCCCGCGATCCTGGAGCGCAGCAAGTCCAAGGGCCGCGAGGTCACCCTGTACGACAACACCGGCCCGCTGTCGCAGACCACGACCATCAACGGCCGCCAGTTCGACCCCAATACCGCGCCTGTCCGGAACCAGAACAGCATGACGCTGACGATTCCGAAGGAACAGCACACCCTGAACGACGCGATCTTTGCCGCCGCCCAGGAACTGGCGACGCGTCCCAAGGGCCGCCGCCGCGTCATCTACGTCATCTCGGACGGCAAGGAATACGGTTCGCACGCCAAGTTTGCCGAGGTTCGCCGTTACCTGCAGGCCAACCAGATCTCGGTCTGGGGAACCCTGGTGGGCGACTCAGCCGCCTGGGGACTTGGCTGGGTGGACAAGTTCCACCTGCCCTTCATGATGCAGGACAACATTCTGCCGAAATACACCAACACAACCGGTGGAACCCTCTACTCGGAGTGGCGTCAGCGTGCCATTGAAGACAGCTTTGCCGAGATTGGCCGCACCATGCGCGCCCAGTACACGGTCGGCTATTACAGCAGCCAGCCTTTCATTGACGGCAAGTACCGCACCATCGATGTGCGTGTGCTTCGTCCAAACCTGAATATTCAGGCCAAGGAAGGCTATATCCCCAGCGCGCACGACGCTGTTTCGACACCGCGCACCCGCTAG
- the hisC gene encoding histidinol-phosphate transaminase: MSVKPRKAIDQMPEYHPPLAGRTALRLDFNENTFAPSPKVLERVRSLTAESFTIYPEREPVERKLAAHLGLQPNQVLLTNAVDEAIHLVTFTFLNEGDEAVVAVPSFFMYDVNVLAMGAKLNRIQADETLAFPYERFLAAITEKTKLVILCSPNNPTGTTITREQIRTIANAAPQAAVLVDEAYFHFFGETILDELASLPNVIVARTFSKAYGLANLRIGALLASAEMITHLRKAASPYNVNGVALAALEASLEDDIYIEWYAEQIKHGMRKMAAGLDELGIPHYPSHANFILMRIGPRHKQLVADARAHGVLLRDRSSDPGLQGCVRITIGPNDHVERGLAALKLAIHAMNWTPEEAGLSKGTSGDEHEYE, translated from the coding sequence ATGAGCGTAAAGCCGCGCAAAGCCATCGACCAGATGCCGGAGTATCACCCGCCGCTTGCGGGGCGTACGGCCCTTCGCCTGGACTTCAACGAAAACACCTTCGCGCCTTCGCCGAAGGTGCTGGAGCGCGTGCGTTCGCTCACGGCCGAGAGCTTCACCATCTATCCCGAGCGCGAACCCGTCGAGCGCAAGCTGGCCGCGCACCTTGGTCTGCAGCCGAATCAGGTGCTGCTGACCAACGCGGTCGATGAAGCCATTCACCTGGTGACCTTCACCTTCCTAAACGAGGGCGATGAAGCCGTGGTCGCTGTACCCAGCTTCTTCATGTACGACGTCAACGTGCTGGCCATGGGTGCGAAGCTCAACCGCATCCAGGCCGATGAAACACTGGCCTTCCCGTATGAGCGTTTCCTCGCGGCCATTACGGAGAAGACCAAGCTCGTCATCCTCTGCTCGCCCAACAACCCCACCGGCACCACGATCACCCGGGAACAGATCCGCACCATTGCCAACGCCGCTCCGCAGGCCGCTGTGCTGGTCGATGAAGCCTACTTCCACTTCTTCGGTGAGACCATTCTCGATGAGCTTGCCTCGCTGCCGAATGTCATCGTCGCGCGCACTTTCTCGAAGGCCTATGGGCTTGCGAACCTGCGTATCGGCGCTCTGCTGGCCTCAGCCGAGATGATCACGCATCTGCGCAAGGCAGCTTCGCCCTACAACGTGAATGGCGTAGCTCTGGCTGCGCTCGAAGCTTCGCTGGAAGACGACATTTACATCGAGTGGTACGCCGAGCAGATCAAGCACGGTATGCGGAAGATGGCCGCGGGTCTGGATGAGCTAGGCATTCCGCATTATCCGTCGCATGCGAACTTTATCCTGATGCGCATTGGGCCGCGCCACAAGCAGCTTGTTGCCGATGCTCGCGCGCACGGTGTGCTGCTGCGCGACCGCTCCAGCGACCCGGGCCTGCAAGGCTGCGTGCGCATCACCATCGGGCCCAATGATCACGTCGAGCGCGGCCTTGCAGCGCTGAAGCTCGCCATCCACGCCATGAACTGGACGCCGGAAGAAGCCGGCCTGAGCAAAGGAACCAGCGGAGACGAACATGAGTACGAGTAA
- the hisB gene encoding imidazoleglycerol-phosphate dehydratase HisB, with translation MSTSKKRLKNVVKEPATAAKTAAPAPVAAPKPLKARTATIKRITTETQIALKLNIDGTGIYKVTTGIRFFDHMLELFTRHGGFDLTLTSTGDLDVDQHHTVEDVGIALGEAFDKALGNKKGILRAGYFVMAMDETLAVAAVDLSGRVAYVVDDKVKTRIVGDFQSELLADFFDGFARGARANVHVKTMYGRSNHHKIEAIFKAFARALRGACSRDERMAEILPSTKGLL, from the coding sequence ATGAGTACGAGTAAAAAAAGACTGAAGAATGTAGTTAAGGAACCTGCGACTGCAGCTAAGACTGCAGCCCCGGCCCCCGTCGCAGCCCCCAAGCCCTTGAAGGCGCGCACCGCTACGATCAAGCGAATCACCACCGAGACGCAGATCGCTCTGAAGCTGAACATCGACGGCACTGGCATCTACAAGGTGACGACCGGCATCCGCTTCTTCGACCACATGCTGGAGCTGTTCACGCGCCACGGCGGTTTCGACCTGACGTTGACCTCGACTGGTGATCTGGACGTAGACCAGCACCACACCGTGGAAGACGTGGGTATCGCTCTGGGCGAGGCTTTTGACAAGGCGCTGGGCAACAAGAAGGGCATCCTGCGCGCGGGATACTTCGTCATGGCCATGGATGAAACGCTGGCCGTCGCCGCCGTCGATCTCTCGGGCCGCGTGGCCTACGTGGTCGACGACAAGGTGAAGACGCGCATCGTCGGCGACTTCCAGAGCGAGCTGCTCGCCGACTTCTTCGACGGCTTCGCACGTGGTGCTCGCGCCAACGTCCACGTTAAGACAATGTACGGCCGCAGCAACCATCACAAGATCGAGGCAATCTTCAAAGCGTTTGCACGCGCCCTGCGCGGAGCCTGCAGCCGCGATGAGCGCATGGCGGAGATTCTGCCGAGCACGAAGGGACTTCTGTAA
- a CDS encoding phosphatidate cytidylyltransferase, producing the protein MQRILTATALILAVAALLWFGNRYPWLLLLAGALVALLAGFEYTSLVNLSGAKIPHWWTGVAIAAFFAATFFTPNLQLPVLTLLAFSLFVISLFAEPTARVLKDAAAGAFGLLYIAWPLSLLYLLGSQSTGLLIFLFVCVWSGDIAALYIGRAMGGKKLAPSISPGKTWSGSIASVIASVVLGLLLTWLGQWLAARGQSILDVGLPLTSVPVFAALINVAAQIGDLLESAIKRGAGVKDSGNLLPGHGGVLDRIDALLFAAPVLYYSLLLQSF; encoded by the coding sequence ATGCAGCGAATCCTTACAGCCACAGCCCTTATCCTTGCCGTCGCAGCCCTGCTGTGGTTCGGCAACCGCTATCCGTGGCTCCTGCTTCTGGCTGGCGCCCTGGTCGCTCTGCTGGCCGGGTTTGAGTACACCAGCCTGGTCAACCTGTCGGGCGCGAAGATTCCCCATTGGTGGACCGGCGTGGCCATTGCCGCCTTCTTTGCCGCGACCTTCTTTACGCCCAACCTGCAGTTGCCAGTGCTTACCCTGCTGGCCTTCTCGCTCTTCGTCATTTCCTTGTTTGCGGAGCCGACGGCCCGTGTTCTGAAAGACGCAGCCGCCGGAGCCTTCGGCCTGCTGTACATCGCCTGGCCGCTTTCGCTGCTGTACCTGCTCGGTTCCCAGTCCACCGGCCTGCTGATCTTCCTGTTTGTCTGCGTCTGGTCCGGCGATATTGCCGCGCTGTACATTGGCCGCGCCATGGGCGGCAAGAAGCTGGCGCCGTCGATCTCTCCGGGAAAGACCTGGTCGGGCTCCATCGCTTCAGTCATTGCTTCCGTGGTTCTTGGTCTGCTGCTCACGTGGCTGGGCCAGTGGCTGGCGGCACGCGGGCAGTCGATTCTGGATGTAGGCCTGCCGCTGACCTCGGTGCCGGTCTTCGCGGCCCTGATCAACGTTGCGGCCCAGATTGGCGACCTGCTGGAGTCGGCCATTAAGCGCGGCGCAGGCGTAAAAGACTCCGGCAACCTGCTGCCGGGGCACGGCGGCGTGCTGGACCGTATCGATGCCCTGCTGTTTGCCGCTCCGGTGCTGTACTACTCCCTGTTGTTGCAGTCGTTTTAG
- the hisF gene encoding imidazole glycerol phosphate synthase subunit HisF: MLTKRIIACLDVRDGRVVKGIQFVDIIDAGDPAELAHRHAAAGADEIVLLDITATHEGRATLIDTVKRAASQLFIPFTVGGGIRSASEAEAVFLAGADKVSINSAAISRPELIGEIGSAFGAQAVVVAIDARRAVDSSDPVRNAEVYVAGGRKPTGLKVVDWAREAEDRGAGEILLTSMDSDGMRKGFDCELTAAVSEAVQIPVIASGGAGTAQHFADVFTAGKADAALAASIFHFGVTSSRALKEELAKSGIPMRLPC, translated from the coding sequence ATGCTGACGAAACGCATCATCGCCTGCCTGGACGTTCGTGACGGACGCGTCGTCAAGGGCATTCAGTTTGTCGACATCATTGACGCCGGCGACCCGGCCGAACTGGCGCATCGCCACGCCGCCGCAGGCGCCGACGAGATCGTCCTGCTCGACATTACGGCAACGCACGAAGGCCGCGCCACGCTGATCGATACCGTGAAGCGCGCCGCGTCACAGCTCTTCATTCCGTTTACCGTTGGCGGCGGCATTCGCTCGGCATCGGAAGCTGAGGCTGTCTTCCTCGCCGGAGCCGATAAGGTCAGCATCAACTCCGCTGCTATCTCGCGGCCGGAGCTGATTGGCGAGATAGGTTCTGCCTTCGGAGCGCAGGCTGTAGTCGTTGCGATTGACGCGCGTCGCGCTGTTGATTCGTCTGACCCTGTGCGCAACGCCGAAGTCTACGTCGCCGGTGGACGTAAGCCGACGGGCCTGAAGGTGGTGGACTGGGCGCGCGAAGCCGAAGATCGCGGCGCAGGCGAGATCTTGTTGACCAGCATGGACTCTGACGGAATGCGCAAAGGCTTTGATTGCGAGCTCACCGCCGCTGTCTCGGAAGCCGTGCAGATTCCCGTCATCGCCAGCGGAGGCGCAGGCACCGCACAGCACTTTGCGGATGTATTCACCGCGGGCAAGGCCGATGCGGCGCTTGCGGCCAGCATCTTTCACTTCGGTGTGACTTCGAGCCGCGCGCTTAAGGAAGAGCTGGCGAAGAGTGGCATTCCGATGAGGTTGCCGTGCTGA
- a CDS encoding 1-(5-phosphoribosyl)-5-[(5-phosphoribosylamino)methylideneamino]imidazole-4-carboxamide isomerase yields MNGKIVQLRQGAELKLSFDDFDYWIERFSKYPLVQLIDLDAALRKGDNKALIADIARRLPVQVGGGIRTAEDAKALLDGGAKRVIFGSSLFNTEPDAKSDELIRKDFAASLKKDVGEENLVFSVDTKNGKVAVRGWQANVDLTPEEAITWLEDYCSAFLYTHVDTEGTMQGFPIDTAAILRATTTRQLIVAGGIRSMQEVEDLDAFGVDAVVGMAVYSGAMDA; encoded by the coding sequence ATGAACGGCAAGATCGTTCAACTCCGCCAGGGCGCGGAACTGAAGCTCAGCTTTGACGACTTCGACTACTGGATCGAGCGCTTCAGCAAATACCCGCTCGTCCAGCTCATCGACCTGGACGCCGCGCTGCGCAAGGGCGACAACAAGGCCCTGATCGCCGACATCGCCAGGCGCCTGCCTGTGCAGGTGGGCGGCGGCATCCGCACTGCGGAGGACGCCAAGGCGTTGCTGGATGGCGGAGCGAAGCGCGTCATCTTCGGCAGCTCGCTGTTCAACACGGAGCCGGATGCCAAGTCCGATGAGCTCATCCGCAAGGACTTCGCCGCGTCGCTGAAGAAAGACGTTGGCGAAGAGAACCTGGTCTTCTCTGTCGATACGAAGAACGGCAAGGTGGCCGTGCGCGGATGGCAGGCCAACGTGGACCTGACTCCGGAAGAGGCCATCACCTGGCTGGAAGATTACTGCTCCGCCTTCCTGTACACGCACGTGGACACGGAGGGCACCATGCAGGGCTTCCCCATCGACACGGCGGCGATTCTGCGGGCCACGACGACCAGGCAGTTGATCGTCGCCGGCGGCATCCGCTCCATGCAGGAGGTCGAAGACCTCGATGCCTTCGGCGTAGACGCCGTGGTCGGTATGGCTGTCTACTCGGGAGCGATGGACGCTTAA
- a CDS encoding isoprenyl transferase, whose translation MPLTQPSRVHELSPEELAVYRTLDPARIPEHVAIIMDGNGRWAGKRLLKRFFGHKQGAESVQFAVETATRINLPWLTLYAFSIENNLRRPKSEVNFLMKLLKSYLVSNLKRMNDNNVRMNYIGRLHELPAEVQETMQWAQQQTAKNTGTTLTLALNYGSRSEIVDSCRAVVREAIAAGKSPEEILASINENSIGPRLYTHNMPDPDLLVRTSGEMRISNFLLWQIAYSEIFVTPRLWPDFRGVHLLEAIAAYQGRERRYGGLKDSTTDEEALQGTAAEAEALVK comes from the coding sequence TTGCCCCTTACTCAGCCCAGCCGTGTGCATGAACTCTCGCCCGAAGAGTTGGCGGTTTACCGCACGCTGGATCCTGCTCGCATTCCGGAGCACGTTGCCATCATCATGGACGGTAACGGTCGCTGGGCCGGCAAACGCCTTCTGAAGCGTTTCTTTGGCCACAAACAGGGCGCCGAATCCGTACAGTTTGCCGTGGAAACAGCCACGCGCATCAACCTGCCCTGGCTGACGCTTTACGCCTTCTCCATCGAGAACAACCTCCGCCGTCCCAAGTCGGAGGTCAACTTCCTGATGAAGCTGCTGAAGAGCTACCTGGTCAGCAATCTGAAGCGGATGAACGACAACAACGTCCGCATGAACTACATTGGCCGCCTGCACGAACTGCCCGCCGAAGTGCAGGAGACGATGCAGTGGGCACAGCAGCAGACCGCCAAAAACACCGGTACCACGCTGACGCTGGCGCTGAACTACGGCTCGCGGTCCGAGATTGTGGATAGCTGCCGAGCCGTCGTGCGCGAGGCCATTGCCGCCGGAAAGTCGCCGGAAGAGATCCTGGCCTCCATCAACGAAAACTCGATTGGTCCACGGCTGTACACGCACAACATGCCGGATCCGGACCTTCTGGTCCGCACTTCGGGCGAAATGCGTATCTCAAACTTTCTGCTGTGGCAGATCGCCTACTCGGAGATCTTCGTCACGCCTCGCCTGTGGCCGGACTTCCGTGGAGTCCACCTTCTGGAGGCCATTGCCGCCTACCAGGGCCGCGAGCGCCGCTATGGCGGCCTGAAGGACTCTACCACCGACGAAGAGGCCCTTCAGGGGACTGCCGCCGAGGCGGAAGCACTGGTGAAATAG
- a CDS encoding methylated-DNA--[protein]-cysteine S-methyltransferase — protein MKELLTSTFDTPLGPMVTMAERQGLVLLEFADRPALPAEKHELQTRYGYAILPGRTPHHDQIEQELAAYFACTLQQFTVPLVTPGSSFQIRVWNALRAVPYGTTSTYGELAVTIGAQPSASRAIGGANGQNRIAIVVPCHRVIGADGSLTGYGGGKHRKEKLLRLERAAKFDGPPAEQVSLF, from the coding sequence ATGAAAGAACTGCTCACCAGCACATTCGACACGCCGCTCGGCCCCATGGTTACCATGGCCGAGCGGCAGGGTCTTGTGCTGCTGGAGTTCGCCGACCGGCCTGCCCTGCCGGCGGAGAAGCATGAGTTGCAAACGCGTTATGGCTACGCCATTCTGCCAGGACGCACACCGCACCATGACCAGATAGAGCAGGAGCTGGCTGCGTACTTCGCCTGCACATTGCAGCAGTTCACCGTGCCGCTGGTCACACCGGGCAGCAGCTTCCAGATCCGCGTATGGAATGCCCTGCGGGCGGTGCCCTATGGCACCACCAGTACCTACGGAGAGCTTGCGGTGACGATTGGGGCGCAGCCCTCCGCCAGCCGCGCCATTGGCGGAGCCAACGGGCAGAACCGCATCGCCATCGTCGTCCCCTGCCACCGCGTGATTGGGGCGGATGGATCGCTGACCGGCTATGGCGGCGGCAAGCACCGCAAGGAGAAGCTGTTGCGGCTGGAGCGTGCGGCGAAGTTCGACGGACCACCTGCAGAACAGGTGTCCCTGTTCTAG